From the genome of Drosophila melanogaster chromosome 2L, one region includes:
- the Spn31A gene encoding serpin 31A, whose amino-acid sequence MSEAANPTPYDCHIGAGIYHSIATSFAEQNVVVSPLLLEATLSLLFLGSDGATAEELQKQLRLKQRFASNAKMANFYAAELGNITTDADTFLQLQNRLMLSSESGVADDFQKIAQTYFHATAECVDLEQTEKLRRHISEQILASVGGGSWKDIHVAGGSSANTLLLLLAANLQSKWFLPFSAYRTGLYEFHSGSQVKSVPMLFDDDMFVKFAELRDLDARAIELPYEHAEELSMLLILPNQRGGLQELEKQLHDLDLGALQQRMQMEGVQVLLPKFSIDFECSLRQPLKQLGFEEIFAASANFKHLHASANLPIADVLQKLRINLNESGSGSGPELPKNATEYKPIVISNSSRQKFFRADHPFFFAIRSENVTYLMGHVVEF is encoded by the exons ATGAGTGAAGCTGCCAATCCAACGCCCTATGATTGCCACATAGGTGCTGGTATTTACCACAGCATAGCAACGAGTTTTGCAGAACAAAATGTAGTTGTATCACCACTACTACTGGAAGCCACTCTGTCCCTGCTCTTCCTGGGATCGGATGGAGCCACCGCCGAGGAGCTGCAGAAACAACTGCGACTGAAGCAACGTTTTGCCAGCAATGCCAAAATGGCCAATTTCTATGCCGCGGAACTGGGCAATATCACAACAGATGCAGATACCTTCCTGCAGCTGCAGAATCGTTTGATGCTGTCATCTGAATCTGGAGTGGCCGATGATTTCCAGAAGATTGCACAAACCTATTTCCATGCCACTGCCGAGTGTGTTGATCTGGAGCAAACGGAGAAACTGCGTCGCCACATCAGCGAACAGATCCTGGCCAGCGTTGGAGGCGGCAGCTGGAAGGATATTCACGTGGCAGGTGGTTCGTCAGCCAATaccctgctcctgctgctggccGCCAATCTGCAGAGCAAGTGGTTCCTGCCCTTCAGTGCCTACAGAACCGGACTCTATGAGTTTCACAGCGGCAGCCAGGTGAAATCGGTGCCCATGCTCTTCGACGACGACATGTTCGTGAAGTTCGCTGAGCTGAGGGATCTGGATGCGCGTGCCATTGAGCTGCCCTACGAGCACGCCGAGGAGCTGTCCATGCTGCTCATTCTGCCCAATCAGCGTGGTGGCCTGCAGGAACTGGAGAAGCAGCTGCATGACCTGGATTTGGGTGCACTGCAGCAGCGAATGCAGATGGAGGGCGTGCAGGTGTTGCTGCCCAAATTCAGTATCGATTTCGAGTGCAGTCTGCGGCAGCCGTTGAAACAG CTCGGCTTTGAGGAGATATTTGCTGCATCGGCGAACTTCAAACATCTGCATGCATCGGCGAATCTGCCCATTGCCGATGTTCTTCAAAAGCTGCGCATAAATCTGAATGAGTCTGGATCCGGATCCGGACCCGAGTTACCAAAGAATGCCACAg AATATAAGCCCATTGTGATCAGCAATTCCTCCCGCCAGAAATTCTTCCGAGCTGACCATCCATTCTTCTTCGCCATTCGCAGTGAGAATGTGACCTATCTGATGGGTCACGTGgtggaattttaa